One window of the Montipora foliosa isolate CH-2021 chromosome 4, ASM3666993v2, whole genome shotgun sequence genome contains the following:
- the LOC137999563 gene encoding bifunctional 3'-5' exonuclease/ATP-dependent helicase WRN-like, whose protein sequence is MYLRKDLVAVLPTGYGKSLVFHVLPRLLKERDTIHTSPSTTCKSVVLVVSPLNALMYDQISSLRQKAVQAASLGVKEVESDEDGDSPVTITCQWEGTRERIIQAEYEIVFSHPEAFLSCEDGLKVLQSTIYLSAVKAVIVDEAHCILEWGDDFRPDYGKLSVLAALFPNAPIAALTATATTGDRQTICNTLCLRNPKLVIANLNRPNIFFSKVFREGSDNEAYAKILQPIATSLLEQGTGYPLTLIYLPLPWCGRAYKLFEGILKEKQYDPEEGPLIPENRLFGQFHAPQTGKMKETILKELCSTDSKCRVVFATMALGMGVNIPSVREVIHIGPPRSVREYFQEAGRAGRDNKQSHAILYYNNYDIAANKPGMTEHMRLYCKSTGKCLRKQLLCYLDAPSLVPSDKLHNCCDVCKSLCGCQDCNLKVHTQTAAVADVSMSESTVFNEDASLKLVEKLQNYFTSLKKSKNKYVQQRSGWQCINKDTVEDIVSKREEISSVSYLMSNFPIFSNAVAEEILQIISK, encoded by the exons ATGTATTTAAGGAAAGATCTAGTGGCAGTGCTTCCAACAGGATATGGAAAATCGCTAGTTTTTCACGTTTTGCcgcgattgttgaaggaaaggGATACTATACACACTTCTCCAAGTACGACTTGTAAGTCCGTAGTTTTAGTTGTTTCGCCCTTGAACGCCTTAATGTACGACCAAATTTCAAGCTTGAGACAGAAAGCGGTGCAAGCAGCGAGTTTGGGGGTGAAAGAGGTCGAATCGGACGAGGATGGCGATTCACCGGTTACAATAACTTGTCAGTGGGAAGGAACAAGAGAGCGTATTATTCAGGCCGAATATGAAATCGTTTTCTCTCATCCTGAGGCGTTTTTATCTTGTGAGGACGGACTAAAAGTTCTTCAGAGCACAATCTATTTATCAGCCGTCAAAGCAGTGATTGTAGATGAGGCGCATTGCATCCTTGAATG GGGAGATGACTTCAGACCTGATTATGGGAAATTAAGTGTACTTGCTGCCCTTTTCCCAAATGCTCCCATAGCAGCCCTTACTGCAACAGCAACAACTGGTGATAGACAGACTATTTGTAACACACTTTGTCTGAGGAATCCCAAGCTGGTAATAGCAAATCTCAACCGTCCAAATATCTTTTTTAGCAAAGTATTCAGAGAGGGAAGTGATAATGAAGCATATGCTAAAATTCTGCAACCCATTGCCACATCTCTTTTGGAACAGGGTACTGGTTATCCCTTAACATTAATTTATCTGCCTCTACCATGGTGTGGAAGGGCCTATAAGCTTTTTGAAGGCAttcttaaagaaaaacaatatgACCCAGAAGAGGGACCTTTAATACCTGAAAATAGATTATTTGGGCAATTTCATGCTCCACAGACAGGAAAAATGAAAgagacaattttaaaggaactTTGTAGCACAGATAGTAAATGCAGAGTCGTTTTTGCTACAATGGCTTTGGGAATGGGTGTTAACATTCCATCTGTAAGAGAGGTGATACACATTGGTCCGCCAAGATCAGTACGTGAATACTTCCAAGAAGCAGGTCGTGCAGGAAGAGACAATAAACAGTCTCATGCTATCCTTTACTATAATAACTATGATATAGCTGCCAATAAACCAGGGATGACAGAACACATGAGGTTATACTGCAAGAGCACTGGGAAGTGTTTGAGAAAACAGTTGTTGTGTTATTTAGATGCTCCATCTCTAGTGCCAAGTGATAAACTTCACAATTGTTGTGATGTGTGCAAGTCCCTTTGTGGCTGTCAGGATTGTAATTTGAAAGTGCACACACAAACCGCAGCTGTGGCTGATGTTTCAATGTCAGAATCCACTGTCTTCAATGAGGATGCCTCTCTCAAGCTGGTGGAAAAGCTCCAAAACTATTTTACATCACTGAAAAAAAGTAAGAACAAGTATGTCCAACAACGATCAGGCTGGCAGTGCATTAACAAAGACACTGTGGAAGATATTGTGTCTAAAAGAGAGGAAATTTCTTCTGTGTCTTACCTAATGAGTAACTTTCCAATATTTTCAAATGCAGTCGCTGaggaaattttacaaataatttcaaaataG